Proteins from one Arthrobacter sp. Soc17.1.1.1 genomic window:
- a CDS encoding catalase — protein MSANFSTTQSGAPVIDDSNSSVLGRDGAIPLTDHYLIEKLAQFNRERVPERVVHAKGGGAFGVFETTEDVSMYTRAALFQKGTTTETLLRFSSVAGEQGSPDTWRDPRGFALKFYTSEGNYDLVGNNTPVFFIRDGIKFPDFIHSQKRLPGTNLRDADMQWDFWTLSPESAHQVTWLMGDRGLPNSWRTMNGYGSHTYMWINESDEKFWVKYHFKSNQGHEVLTVDEAEALAGSDADHHLRDLSENIAKGNHPSWDLKVQIMPYDDAKTYRFNPFDLTKVWPQGDYPLIPVGRLTLNRNPENYFAQIEQATFAPSNFVPGIAASPDRMLQARIFSYADAHRYRVGTNHAQLPVNMPKNEVRNYSKDGAARYHFNAASTPVYAPNSVGGPAADPAQYGAQGGWENDGDLVRAAHSLHAEDDDFGQAGTLYREVFDDAQRARFLETITGAVGGVQSDEIRARAVQYWANVDAELGAKLAANLGHGVTPATESEAALY, from the coding sequence ATGTCCGCGAACTTCAGCACCACGCAGTCCGGCGCCCCCGTCATCGATGACAGCAACTCGTCCGTCCTCGGCCGCGACGGCGCCATCCCGCTGACCGACCACTACCTCATCGAGAAGCTGGCCCAGTTCAACCGCGAGCGTGTCCCCGAGCGCGTGGTCCACGCCAAGGGCGGCGGAGCGTTCGGCGTCTTCGAGACCACCGAGGACGTCAGCATGTACACGCGCGCCGCGCTCTTCCAGAAGGGCACGACGACGGAGACCCTCCTGCGCTTCTCCTCCGTGGCGGGCGAGCAGGGCTCCCCCGACACGTGGCGCGACCCCCGCGGCTTCGCGCTCAAGTTCTACACCTCCGAGGGCAACTACGACCTCGTGGGCAACAACACCCCGGTGTTCTTCATCCGCGACGGCATCAAGTTCCCCGACTTCATCCACTCGCAGAAGCGCCTCCCCGGCACCAACCTGCGCGACGCCGACATGCAGTGGGACTTCTGGACGCTGAGCCCCGAGTCGGCCCACCAGGTGACCTGGCTGATGGGTGACCGCGGCCTGCCCAACTCGTGGCGGACCATGAACGGCTACGGCTCGCACACTTACATGTGGATCAACGAGTCCGACGAGAAGTTCTGGGTGAAGTACCACTTCAAGTCCAACCAGGGCCACGAGGTGCTGACGGTCGACGAGGCCGAGGCACTCGCCGGCTCGGACGCCGACCACCACCTGCGCGATCTCTCGGAGAACATCGCAAAGGGCAACCACCCGAGCTGGGACCTCAAGGTCCAGATCATGCCCTACGACGACGCCAAGACGTACCGCTTCAACCCGTTCGACCTCACGAAGGTCTGGCCGCAGGGCGACTACCCGCTGATCCCCGTCGGCCGGCTGACCCTGAACCGCAACCCGGAGAACTACTTCGCGCAGATCGAGCAGGCCACGTTCGCGCCGTCGAACTTCGTGCCCGGGATCGCTGCGAGCCCCGACCGCATGCTGCAGGCGCGCATCTTCTCCTACGCGGACGCGCACCGCTACCGCGTGGGCACCAACCACGCGCAGCTGCCCGTGAACATGCCGAAGAACGAGGTGCGCAACTACTCGAAGGACGGCGCGGCGCGCTACCACTTCAATGCGGCGTCCACGCCGGTGTACGCACCGAACTCCGTGGGCGGTCCCGCCGCGGATCCCGCCCAGTACGGCGCCCAGGGCGGCTGGGAGAACGACGGCGACCTCGTCCGTGCAGCGCACTCGCTGCACGCCGAGGACGACGACTTCGGCCAGGCCGGGACGCTCTACCGCGAGGTGTTCGACGACGCGCAGCGTGCGCGCTTCCTCGAGACCATCACGGGTGCCGTCGGCGGCGTGCAGAGCGACGAGATCCGGGCGCGGGCCGTCCAGTACTGGGCCAACGTCGACGCCGAGCTCGGCGCGAAGCTGGCCGCGAACCTCGGCCACGGCGTCACGCCGGCCACCGAGTCGGAGGCCGCCCTCTACTAG
- a CDS encoding peroxidase family protein: MSRHHRTNHRGGGDFRRQYGRSVPARVTAGLVALVLGSGVMPAVLAPAVSAAPVGQGLTLNAGDMRFILRQIKIAENHATREDAQGNPVAGAPLVGPGPNQIVNPLLPYGLRTVDGSDNNLIEGQQQFGSSNIPFPRLTDPQWRGAPDGNSYRSVNTNITDGTARFVSNAIVDQTSTNPAAIAAAGRAHRTVNDEPTAIPCESAGVPAGCVEEGETLDIPNVTTDFGLSPPYNGMFALFGQFFDHGVDSTRKSKSVVMMPLAADDPLFVPGGRTNFMMLSRAENQPGPDGVLGTADDVQDGTNTNSPWVDQSQTYTSHPAHQVFLREYALDADGDPVSTGDLVEGAPGGLATWQDIKDQAAGLLGLKLSDADIGNIPMIATDQYGRFLRGPNGLPQYIRQDRTMVEGDLANPVAPPADVQRIGIAFLDDIAHAASPFDARSGALLAADGNTDITPVTSPQPAGTYDDEMLNSHFIAGDGRVNENIGLTAIHQVFHSEHNRLVTYMEDLLTSLNLDLNEWKLPDGTWNGERLFQAARYVTEMEYQHIVFEEFARKVQPGLNPFNPFTQADTGIDPAVTAEFAHATYRFGHSMLTETVDRKTNAGQDIGMPLLDAFLNPPAYYANGSATLTPDQAAGSIAMGMTDQVGAELDEFVTDTLRNNVLGLPLDLASLNIARGRETGVPSLNNLRSQLYAKTGESSLKPYASWVDFGQGLKHPDSVVNFIAAYGQHPSITGATSIDGKRAAAQLLFDMDVANPATPADAYDFANSTGAWATTASGLDDVDLWVGGLAEMQNLFGGLLGSTFNYIFERQMTDLQDGDRLYYLSRTSGLNLRTELEGNSFAELIMRNTDAAALKADVFGVADCEFELANIVGTTGNAVADDPASACNESALLMRMADGTIRYRVSNPVDRPGLNAQSTFNGTASTDRIWGGIDNDTFWGNDGDDVLEGSDGADTVLGGAGRDRITDSHGDDVLKGGPGNDAIDAGPGLDIIMSADGADFSNGGLNGNEHFAGEGDDLVIAGDGPDTVFGGGGADWMEGGNANDLLQGDSGAPFFDDINNPGHDVLIGDSGEDDYDAEGGDDVMVAGPGIERNHGLYGFDWVTHARSIERADSDMRMLVVEGPNALRDRFLLVEALSGWDKDDILRGDDAVPSDPDAEVGVQGLTNALDAEGIARIGGLAGLLPAGATTFGAGNIIIGGSGSDEIWGNGADDIIDGDKWLDVRLSVRDDAGAEIRSADSLTELQADIMAGRIDPGTVDIVREIVSGPAATDVDTAVFSGARSEYGITTTAGVTTVTHTGGSAADGTDTITNVERLRFTDGTVEISPSAADTTAPTVGTRTPAADAVGVAVGTTVGAVFAEAVSGVSGTTLRLADPAGTAVAGAVTYDGATRTATLDPATDLAAGTRYTVSLAAGITDAAGNALAPVSWSFTTAAAGAPAYTPPAVSPFADVTTSQQFYKEMAWLADRGISTGWIEADGTRTYRALQPVNRDAMAAFLYRAAGSPAYTPPAVSPFADVTTSQQFYKEMAWLADRGISTGWIEADGTRTYRALQPVNRDAMAAFLYRAAGSPAYTPPAVSPFADVTTSQQFYKEMAWLADRGISTGWIEADGTRTYRALQPVNRDAMAAFLYRAAGMP; the protein is encoded by the coding sequence ATGTCGAGGCATCACCGCACGAATCATCGAGGGGGCGGCGACTTCCGCCGCCAGTACGGAAGAAGTGTTCCCGCCAGGGTGACAGCGGGGCTGGTGGCACTGGTCCTCGGGTCCGGCGTCATGCCGGCCGTCCTTGCGCCGGCGGTCTCGGCCGCTCCTGTCGGCCAGGGGCTCACGCTCAACGCAGGGGACATGCGCTTCATCCTGAGGCAGATCAAGATCGCCGAGAACCACGCCACCAGGGAGGACGCCCAGGGCAATCCCGTGGCCGGAGCACCGCTGGTCGGTCCTGGGCCGAACCAGATCGTGAACCCGCTGCTGCCGTACGGGCTGCGCACCGTGGACGGCTCGGACAACAACCTGATCGAGGGCCAGCAGCAGTTCGGGTCCTCCAACATCCCCTTCCCCCGGCTGACGGACCCGCAATGGCGCGGGGCTCCGGACGGGAATTCCTACCGCTCGGTCAACACCAACATCACCGATGGGACGGCCCGATTCGTCAGTAACGCGATCGTCGACCAGACGTCGACGAACCCGGCGGCCATCGCGGCCGCCGGTCGGGCGCACCGGACCGTCAACGACGAGCCGACCGCCATCCCCTGCGAGAGCGCCGGCGTCCCCGCGGGCTGCGTGGAGGAAGGCGAGACGCTGGACATCCCGAACGTCACCACGGACTTCGGGCTGTCCCCGCCCTACAACGGCATGTTCGCCCTCTTCGGACAGTTCTTCGATCACGGCGTCGACTCCACGAGGAAATCGAAGAGCGTGGTGATGATGCCGCTCGCGGCCGACGATCCGCTCTTCGTGCCGGGCGGACGGACGAACTTCATGATGTTGAGCCGCGCCGAGAACCAGCCCGGCCCCGACGGCGTGCTCGGGACGGCCGACGACGTCCAGGACGGCACCAACACGAACTCACCGTGGGTCGACCAGAGCCAGACCTACACCTCGCACCCCGCTCATCAGGTCTTCCTCCGCGAATACGCACTGGACGCCGACGGCGACCCCGTCTCCACCGGCGACCTCGTCGAGGGCGCACCGGGCGGCCTGGCCACCTGGCAGGACATCAAGGACCAGGCGGCGGGCCTCCTCGGCCTGAAGCTGTCCGACGCCGACATCGGGAACATCCCCATGATCGCCACGGACCAGTACGGACGGTTCCTCCGGGGTCCGAACGGTCTTCCCCAGTACATCAGGCAGGACAGGACGATGGTGGAGGGCGACCTCGCGAACCCGGTCGCCCCTCCGGCCGACGTGCAGCGCATCGGCATCGCCTTCCTCGACGACATCGCCCACGCTGCCTCACCGTTCGATGCACGGTCCGGCGCGCTCCTCGCTGCCGACGGCAATACCGACATCACACCCGTCACCAGCCCGCAGCCGGCGGGCACCTACGACGACGAGATGCTGAACAGTCACTTCATCGCCGGTGACGGACGCGTCAACGAGAACATCGGCCTGACCGCGATCCACCAGGTGTTCCATTCGGAGCACAACCGGCTGGTGACGTACATGGAGGACCTCCTGACCTCCCTGAACCTCGACCTGAACGAGTGGAAGCTCCCCGACGGGACCTGGAACGGCGAGCGGCTCTTCCAGGCGGCACGGTACGTCACCGAGATGGAGTACCAGCACATCGTCTTCGAGGAGTTCGCCCGCAAGGTGCAGCCCGGACTGAACCCCTTCAACCCGTTCACCCAGGCCGACACGGGCATCGATCCGGCGGTGACCGCGGAATTCGCCCATGCGACCTACCGGTTCGGTCACTCGATGCTGACGGAGACGGTGGACAGGAAGACCAACGCCGGCCAGGACATCGGCATGCCGCTCCTCGATGCCTTCCTGAACCCTCCCGCCTATTACGCCAACGGCAGTGCCACGCTGACCCCGGACCAGGCCGCGGGGAGCATCGCCATGGGCATGACCGACCAGGTGGGCGCCGAGCTCGACGAGTTCGTCACCGACACGCTCCGCAACAACGTGCTGGGGCTGCCCCTCGACCTCGCGTCGCTGAACATCGCCCGCGGCCGGGAGACCGGTGTCCCCTCGCTCAACAACCTCCGCAGCCAGCTCTACGCGAAGACCGGCGAGTCGTCCCTGAAGCCCTACGCCAGCTGGGTGGACTTCGGCCAGGGGCTGAAGCACCCCGATTCCGTGGTGAACTTCATCGCCGCCTACGGACAGCACCCGAGCATCACGGGCGCCACGTCCATCGACGGGAAGCGTGCCGCCGCCCAGCTGCTGTTCGACATGGACGTGGCCAACCCGGCGACCCCCGCCGACGCGTACGATTTCGCGAACAGCACCGGGGCCTGGGCCACCACCGCCTCGGGACTCGACGACGTCGACCTCTGGGTCGGAGGACTCGCGGAGATGCAGAATCTCTTCGGCGGCCTGCTGGGCTCGACGTTCAACTACATCTTCGAACGCCAGATGACCGACCTGCAGGACGGCGACCGCCTGTACTACCTGTCCCGGACCTCCGGACTGAACCTGCGCACGGAACTCGAGGGCAACTCCTTCGCCGAGCTCATCATGAGGAACACCGACGCGGCCGCCCTGAAGGCCGACGTGTTCGGGGTCGCCGACTGCGAGTTCGAGCTGGCCAACATCGTGGGCACCACGGGGAACGCCGTCGCCGACGACCCCGCCTCGGCCTGCAACGAGTCGGCCCTGCTGATGAGGATGGCCGACGGGACCATCAGGTACCGCGTCAGCAATCCGGTGGACCGCCCCGGCCTCAACGCCCAGTCCACCTTCAACGGCACCGCCAGCACCGACAGGATCTGGGGCGGTATCGACAACGACACCTTCTGGGGCAACGACGGGGACGACGTCCTCGAAGGCTCCGACGGGGCGGACACCGTGCTCGGCGGTGCCGGTCGTGACCGCATCACCGACTCCCACGGGGACGACGTCCTGAAGGGCGGTCCCGGCAACGACGCCATCGACGCCGGACCCGGACTCGACATCATCATGTCGGCCGACGGGGCCGACTTCTCCAACGGCGGCCTGAACGGGAACGAGCACTTCGCGGGCGAGGGCGACGACCTCGTGATCGCCGGTGACGGTCCCGACACCGTCTTCGGCGGCGGCGGCGCGGACTGGATGGAGGGCGGCAACGCGAACGACCTCCTGCAGGGCGACAGCGGAGCCCCCTTCTTCGACGACATCAACAACCCGGGTCACGACGTGCTGATCGGGGACTCCGGCGAGGACGACTACGACGCCGAAGGCGGTGACGACGTCATGGTGGCCGGCCCGGGCATCGAACGCAACCACGGTCTGTACGGTTTCGACTGGGTCACCCACGCCAGGTCGATCGAACGCGCCGACTCGGACATGCGGATGCTCGTGGTGGAGGGCCCCAACGCCCTGCGCGACCGGTTCCTGCTGGTGGAAGCCCTGTCGGGCTGGGACAAGGACGACATCCTGCGCGGCGACGATGCCGTGCCGTCGGACCCCGACGCCGAGGTCGGCGTCCAGGGCCTGACCAACGCCCTCGACGCCGAAGGCATCGCCCGGATCGGCGGGCTCGCCGGTCTCCTGCCCGCAGGAGCGACGACCTTCGGGGCCGGCAACATCATCATCGGCGGGTCCGGGAGCGACGAGATCTGGGGCAACGGAGCCGACGACATCATCGACGGCGACAAGTGGCTCGACGTCCGCCTCAGCGTCCGCGACGACGCCGGAGCGGAGATCCGTTCGGCGGACTCCCTCACGGAGCTCCAGGCGGACATCATGGCCGGCAGGATCGATCCCGGGACCGTGGACATCGTGCGCGAGATCGTGTCCGGTCCGGCGGCCACCGACGTCGATACCGCGGTGTTCTCCGGTGCGCGGTCCGAGTACGGCATCACCACCACCGCGGGCGTCACCACGGTGACGCACACCGGCGGGTCCGCGGCGGACGGCACCGACACCATCACCAACGTGGAACGGCTGAGGTTCACCGACGGGACGGTCGAGATCTCACCCTCGGCCGCGGACACCACGGCACCGACGGTGGGCACCCGGACGCCGGCAGCCGACGCCGTCGGAGTGGCCGTGGGGACCACCGTGGGTGCGGTGTTCGCCGAGGCCGTGTCCGGGGTGAGTGGGACGACCCTGCGGCTGGCCGACCCGGCGGGCACCGCCGTGGCCGGCGCGGTCACCTACGACGGCGCGACGCGCACCGCGACGCTCGATCCGGCGACGGATCTCGCGGCGGGCACCCGATACACGGTGAGCCTGGCTGCGGGGATCACCGATGCCGCAGGCAACGCCCTCGCCCCGGTGAGCTGGAGCTTCACCACCGCCGCGGCGGGTGCTCCGGCCTACACGCCGCCGGCGGTGTCGCCCTTCGCGGACGTGACGACCAGCCAGCAGTTCTACAAGGAGATGGCGTGGCTGGCCGACCGGGGCATCAGCACCGGGTGGATCGAGGCGGACGGGACGCGTACCTACCGTGCCCTGCAGCCGGTGAACCGGGATGCGATGGCCGCGTTCCTCTACCGGGCGGCGGGGTCTCCGGCCTACACGCCGCCGGCGGTGTCGCCCTTCGCGGACGTGACGACCAGCCAGCAGTTCTACAAGGAGATGGCGTGGCTGGCCGACCGGGGCATCAGCACCGGGTGGATCGAGGCGGACGGGACGCGTACCTACCGTGCCCTGCAGCCGGTGAACCGGGATGCGATGGCCGCGTTCCTCTACCGGGCGGCGGGGTCTCCGGCCTACACGCCGCCGGCGGTGTCGCCCTTCGCGGACGTGACGACCAGCCAGCAGTTCTACAAGGAGATGGCGTGGCTGGCCGACCGGGGCATCAGCACCGGGTGGATCGAGGCGGACGGGACGCGTACCTACCGTGCCCTGCAGCCGGTGAACAGGGATGCGATGGCGGCGTTCCTCTACCGGGCCGCCGGCATGCCATGA
- a CDS encoding adenosine deaminase, whose translation MPPLPCAELHLHIEGTLEPDLVLALADRNGITLPFADAEDLAARYAFTDLQSFLDVYYATMDVLRTEQDFTDMTLAYLRRAATAGVRHAEIMMDPQAHLARGIPLETCVGGVATALATSDAEIGISTSLIIAFLRDRPASEAMAVLHDLLAMDAPIVGIGLDSAEAGYPPSLFAEVYDVARAAGLRCVAHAGEEGPPAYVWEALDVLRVDRLDHGIRCLEDEALVERLVADRVPLTVCPLSNVRLRAVPAIEDHPLPEMLARGLNVSVNSDDPAYFGGYIDDNLAAVVGAFGLGIDEQAMLGANSIRSAFLGDHRRAELLAEVEAWRIAGHAARVG comes from the coding sequence ATGCCGCCACTGCCCTGCGCCGAACTGCACCTGCACATCGAGGGGACGCTCGAGCCGGACCTGGTCCTCGCACTCGCCGACCGCAACGGGATCACCCTCCCCTTCGCGGACGCGGAGGACCTCGCGGCCCGGTACGCGTTCACGGACCTGCAGTCCTTCCTCGACGTGTACTACGCCACCATGGACGTGCTGCGGACGGAGCAGGACTTCACGGACATGACCCTGGCGTACCTCCGGCGTGCAGCCACCGCGGGGGTGCGGCACGCCGAGATCATGATGGATCCGCAGGCGCACCTGGCACGCGGGATCCCCCTCGAGACGTGCGTCGGCGGGGTCGCGACCGCCCTCGCGACGAGCGACGCCGAAATCGGCATCAGCACGTCCCTCATCATCGCCTTCCTGCGCGACCGCCCAGCCTCCGAGGCGATGGCCGTCCTGCACGACCTGCTCGCCATGGACGCCCCGATCGTCGGCATCGGCCTGGACTCCGCCGAGGCGGGGTACCCGCCGTCGCTCTTCGCGGAGGTGTACGACGTCGCCCGGGCCGCCGGTCTCCGGTGCGTCGCTCATGCCGGTGAGGAGGGCCCTCCCGCGTACGTGTGGGAGGCCCTGGACGTGCTGCGGGTGGACCGGCTCGACCACGGCATCCGGTGCCTCGAGGACGAGGCGCTCGTGGAGCGGCTCGTCGCCGACCGCGTACCGCTGACGGTGTGCCCGCTCTCGAACGTCCGGCTGCGTGCCGTCCCTGCCATCGAAGACCACCCGCTGCCGGAGATGCTCGCCCGGGGCCTGAACGTCTCCGTCAATTCCGACGATCCCGCCTACTTCGGCGGCTACATCGACGACAATCTAGCGGCAGTGGTCGGCGCCTTCGGTCTCGGGATCGACGAGCAGGCGATGCTCGGCGCGAACTCGATCCGGTCCGCCTTCCTCGGCGACCACCGGCGGGCGGAGCTGCTCGCCGAGGTCGAGGCGTGGCGGATCGCAGGGCATGCCGCGAGGGTCGGGTAG
- a CDS encoding YitT family protein — translation MDTTAPGPELDEEDGVVRHSALEDVLGIVTGTFTVSLGLFLLKTSGAVTGGTAGLALLLSYAGGLSFGVLFFAVNVPFFALAVWKKGWDFTLRTVTAVALVSGLSALHPIALGSLTVDPLYAVLGGNLLAGVGLLILFRHKASLGGFNILALLLQERLNWRAGYVQMVLDTAVVLAALTVVAPASVLLSAVGVVLLNLVLALNHRPGRYLGT, via the coding sequence ATGGACACCACAGCGCCCGGCCCCGAGCTCGACGAGGAGGACGGCGTCGTCCGGCACTCCGCACTGGAGGACGTGCTGGGGATCGTGACGGGCACCTTCACGGTGTCGCTCGGCCTGTTCCTGCTGAAGACCAGCGGCGCCGTCACGGGCGGGACAGCGGGCCTCGCCCTGCTGCTGAGCTACGCGGGCGGGCTGTCCTTCGGCGTCCTGTTCTTCGCCGTGAACGTGCCGTTCTTCGCCCTCGCCGTCTGGAAGAAGGGCTGGGACTTCACGCTGCGGACCGTCACCGCCGTGGCACTGGTCTCGGGACTGTCCGCCCTGCACCCCATCGCTCTCGGGTCCCTGACGGTGGATCCCCTGTATGCGGTGCTCGGAGGGAACCTGCTGGCCGGCGTCGGGCTCCTGATCCTGTTCCGGCACAAGGCGAGCCTCGGCGGTTTCAACATCCTGGCCCTCCTCCTGCAGGAGCGCCTGAACTGGCGTGCCGGCTACGTGCAGATGGTGCTCGACACGGCCGTCGTCCTCGCGGCCCTCACCGTCGTCGCACCGGCGAGCGTCCTGCTGTCCGCCGTCGGGGTCGTGCTGCTGAACCTCGTGCTGGCCCTCAACCACCGGCCCGGGCGCTACCTCGGCACGTGA
- a CDS encoding NUDIX domain-containing protein: MDEKAPDRATGAAPDGAPFGSPARPRVRAATYVLRGRGAGRELLVLDHVHHPDAGTQVPGGGVDEGEALDDAARREVLEETGLVLTGPLVEVGVAHLTAVDAGPGTLTVFFAAETDEQRSSWDHRVTGGAGPGSGGFGSDTGLLFRCSFVPLSRAQGARENHHFSCAHLLR, encoded by the coding sequence ATGGACGAGAAGGCCCCGGACCGAGCGACCGGCGCAGCACCTGACGGAGCCCCTTTCGGTTCTCCGGCCCGGCCGCGGGTCCGTGCGGCGACCTACGTGCTCCGGGGGCGGGGCGCCGGGCGCGAGCTCCTGGTCCTCGACCACGTCCACCACCCCGACGCCGGGACACAGGTTCCCGGCGGTGGTGTCGACGAGGGTGAGGCGCTCGACGACGCCGCCCGGCGGGAGGTCCTCGAGGAGACCGGGCTCGTCCTCACCGGTCCGCTGGTGGAGGTCGGCGTCGCGCACCTCACAGCGGTCGACGCCGGCCCCGGCACCCTGACGGTCTTCTTCGCTGCGGAGACCGACGAGCAGCGGTCGTCCTGGGACCACAGGGTGACGGGAGGCGCGGGTCCCGGGTCCGGCGGATTTGGCTCGGACACGGGCCTGCTCTTCCGGTGCTCCTTCGTACCGCTCTCCCGGGCGCAGGGCGCCCGGGAGAACCACCACTTCAGCTGCGCGCACCTGCTGCGCTGA